From the Halalkalicoccus sp. CGA53 genome, one window contains:
- a CDS encoding cation:proton antiporter, which yields MVTEVAEIALATNFAVIIVAAAVMGFLATRTGQPTIIAYIVTGLLLGPAVFGIVEPGALTETMAELGLAFLLFLLGIKMRIDEIRHVITPIVKISLPQMALVAVVGTGTALLLGFGLWESILIGLAVMYSSTAVIIKMLTDKGTATSLHGKIDIGILLMQDIVVVILLAILAAGQPDSAVEVLVTLGTVLVLVAIIGIVAILSSRYVLPPIFERIAGDTQVFFLMAISWVFLFLYVSQELDLSIEMGAFLAGIAIAQMPYSKELQARVSPLTDLFILVFFVSVSLELDAAALLTYWQEAVIAALVLMPAKFVIFFALLDWQGFELETTFLGSVNMIQVSEFGLIVGTVAVAGGFIGEGILGFLTLVALLTMAISVYVINYNSALFERARPMLGRWESDEGGHDGPDGYHDHVVVVGFDEIARRAILLLEERYDEIVVIDRNAEEIEAIEEAGYHAVFGDVKYGKIRKEAGVAYADFVFSSSVQTDVNQVLLNEVKEDARVFVEAEWPQEADDLYDRGADFVVMAPQLSADQLGRYLESYLTDPDEFEDARMADIDILRSNELFPTTRPEWGRLR from the coding sequence ATGGTGACCGAAGTAGCCGAGATCGCCCTGGCGACGAACTTCGCGGTCATCATCGTCGCCGCGGCCGTCATGGGATTCCTCGCGACCCGAACGGGCCAGCCGACGATCATCGCCTACATCGTAACGGGGTTGCTCCTCGGTCCGGCGGTCTTCGGGATCGTCGAGCCGGGAGCGCTGACCGAGACGATGGCAGAACTCGGGCTGGCCTTTCTTTTATTTCTGCTCGGGATCAAGATGCGTATCGATGAGATCAGGCACGTCATCACGCCGATCGTCAAGATCTCGCTCCCCCAGATGGCGCTCGTCGCGGTTGTGGGTACTGGGACGGCACTTCTCCTCGGGTTCGGGCTCTGGGAGTCGATCCTGATCGGGCTGGCCGTGATGTACAGCTCCACCGCCGTGATTATCAAGATGCTGACCGACAAGGGTACTGCCACTTCGCTCCACGGGAAGATCGACATCGGGATCCTGCTGATGCAGGACATCGTCGTCGTGATCCTGCTGGCCATCTTGGCCGCCGGCCAACCCGATAGCGCAGTCGAAGTCCTGGTAACCCTCGGGACGGTGCTCGTCCTCGTCGCGATCATCGGGATCGTCGCGATCCTCTCCTCGAGATACGTACTGCCCCCGATCTTCGAGCGAATCGCGGGGGACACACAGGTCTTCTTCCTGATGGCCATCTCTTGGGTGTTTCTCTTCCTCTACGTCTCCCAGGAGCTCGACCTCTCGATCGAGATGGGGGCGTTCCTCGCCGGGATCGCCATCGCACAGATGCCGTACAGCAAGGAACTCCAGGCGAGGGTCAGCCCACTCACGGATCTGTTTATCCTCGTCTTCTTCGTCTCGGTGAGCCTCGAGCTCGACGCCGCCGCGCTGCTCACGTACTGGCAGGAGGCGGTGATCGCGGCGCTCGTCCTCATGCCGGCCAAGTTCGTGATCTTCTTCGCCCTGCTCGACTGGCAGGGCTTCGAACTGGAGACGACGTTCCTCGGCAGCGTCAACATGATCCAGGTCAGCGAGTTCGGCCTGATCGTGGGCACCGTAGCGGTCGCCGGCGGGTTCATCGGCGAGGGCATCCTCGGCTTTCTCACCCTCGTTGCACTGTTGACGATGGCCATCTCGGTGTACGTCATCAACTACAACTCGGCGCTTTTCGAGCGCGCGAGACCGATGCTCGGCAGGTGGGAGAGCGACGAGGGGGGACACGACGGGCCGGACGGCTACCACGATCACGTCGTCGTCGTCGGGTTCGACGAGATCGCACGGCGGGCGATACTCCTCCTGGAGGAGCGATACGACGAGATCGTCGTGATCGATCGGAACGCCGAGGAGATCGAAGCGATCGAGGAGGCCGGATACCACGCGGTCTTCGGGGACGTTAAGTACGGGAAGATCCGCAAGGAGGCGGGGGTCGCCTACGCCGACTTCGTGTTCTCCTCGTCGGTCCAGACCGATGTCAATCAGGTACTCCTCAACGAGGTCAAAGAGGACGCCAGGGTGTTCGTCGAGGCCGAGTGGCCCCAGGAGGCGGACGACCTCTACGACCGGGGGGCCGACTTCGTCGTCATGGCGCCACAGCTCTCGGCTGACCAGCTGGGCCGCTACCTCGAATCGTACCTGACGGATCCGGATGAGTTCGAGGACGCTCGGATGGCGGACATAGATATCTTGCGGTCGAACGAGCTGTTCCCGACGACACGGCCCGAATGGGGGCGACTCCGATGA
- a CDS encoding inorganic phosphate transporter → MVDALTVGLLVVAICASFFAAWTIGAGSTGSTPFAPAVGANAISIMRATLVVGILGFAGAVLQGAAVTETIGAGLIRGVSLSPLGATVALTIGAICIAAGVFKGYPIATAFAISGSVVGVGLAMGGDPAWGTYTEIIAYWIVTPIAVTPAAYATTKLLRSDRVRESVSAGVLAAVVGAVIANMEFLVLGPPGEEASIATVVSGTLPGTPFVGQAAVTLFIAGGFAAVVARATENDPVRAQRRFLLSLGAILAFTAGGGKVGLAVGPLVPLLGEVSASISIGPVLVFGGVGLLLGTWMAASRMVKALSQDYSDLGPRRSIGILIPSFVIAQIGIFYGLPMAFNQIFISAIAGTGLAVGSAGVSREKFLYTALAWVASLVLSLGVGYGLYLGASTLLGVQ, encoded by the coding sequence ATGGTCGACGCCCTCACGGTCGGCCTGCTCGTCGTCGCGATCTGTGCGAGCTTCTTCGCCGCGTGGACGATCGGCGCCGGCTCGACCGGCTCGACGCCCTTCGCGCCCGCGGTGGGGGCGAACGCGATCTCGATCATGCGGGCGACGCTCGTCGTCGGGATCCTCGGGTTCGCCGGCGCGGTGCTCCAGGGCGCGGCGGTCACCGAGACGATCGGGGCGGGACTGATCCGGGGGGTGTCGCTCTCGCCGCTCGGCGCGACCGTCGCGCTCACGATCGGGGCGATCTGCATCGCCGCGGGCGTCTTCAAGGGGTATCCGATCGCGACCGCGTTCGCCATCTCGGGCAGCGTCGTCGGGGTCGGGCTCGCGATGGGCGGCGACCCCGCGTGGGGGACGTACACGGAGATCATCGCCTACTGGATCGTGACGCCGATCGCGGTCACGCCCGCCGCGTACGCGACGACGAAGCTCCTCCGGAGCGACCGCGTCCGCGAGAGCGTCTCCGCCGGCGTTCTCGCGGCGGTCGTCGGCGCCGTGATCGCGAACATGGAGTTCCTCGTCCTCGGACCGCCCGGCGAGGAGGCGTCGATCGCGACCGTCGTCTCGGGCACCCTTCCGGGAACGCCGTTCGTCGGCCAGGCGGCCGTCACGTTGTTCATCGCCGGTGGGTTCGCCGCGGTGGTCGCGCGGGCGACCGAGAACGACCCCGTCCGGGCCCAGCGACGGTTCCTGCTCTCGCTCGGCGCGATCCTCGCGTTCACCGCCGGCGGGGGGAAGGTCGGGCTCGCCGTCGGGCCGCTGGTGCCGCTGCTCGGGGAGGTCTCGGCGTCGATCTCGATCGGACCCGTGCTGGTCTTCGGGGGGGTCGGCCTCCTCCTCGGGACGTGGATGGCCGCCAGCCGGATGGTGAAGGCGCTCTCACAGGACTACTCCGACCTCGGGCCGCGACGGTCGATCGGGATCCTCATCCCCTCGTTCGTCATCGCCCAGATCGGGATCTTCTACGGGCTCCCGATGGCGTTCAACCAGATCTTCATCAGCGCCATCGCCGGGACCGGCCTGGCGGTCGGGAGCGCCGGGGTCAGCCGGGAGAAATTCCTCTACACTGCCCTCGCCTGGGTCGCGTCGCTGGTCCTCTCGCTCGGCGTCGGCTACGGGCTCTACCTCGGTGCCAGCACACTGCTCGGCGTGCAGTGA
- a CDS encoding universal stress protein, giving the protein MREPNDDGGTMNGERPEVLVAVGNPDHVEQLTRTAGDIARVREAGIRIVTVVVKSSTSPVSMFTDETIVQEYSGDRRKFLERAKATAPNDIPVEGEIVVARSAARGILQAIDEAEAEALVIGWQERTSRRDAILGTTVDAIIERSPCDVYVEHVGRVARSVETVLLPVAGGPHVRPAASVAKAIAAANDATVVVVSVASPDDAEEASESIAAASDALVEASGPSVDIETELVESGDVEDALVDLAQSHDVIVFGTTRHGALRRRLVGSIPRRVTERTDRTVILARAAEGAVRRRLTSLFGQVRR; this is encoded by the coding sequence ATGCGCGAACCGAACGACGACGGTGGGACGATGAACGGGGAGCGACCGGAGGTGCTCGTCGCGGTCGGCAACCCCGACCACGTCGAACAGCTCACCAGGACCGCCGGGGACATCGCACGGGTCAGGGAGGCGGGGATTCGGATCGTCACCGTGGTGGTCAAATCCAGCACGTCGCCGGTGAGCATGTTCACCGACGAGACGATCGTCCAGGAGTACTCGGGCGACCGACGAAAGTTCCTCGAACGGGCGAAAGCGACCGCCCCGAACGACATCCCGGTCGAGGGGGAGATCGTCGTGGCGCGCTCGGCCGCCCGGGGAATCCTCCAGGCGATCGACGAGGCGGAGGCGGAGGCGCTCGTGATCGGCTGGCAGGAACGGACCAGCAGGCGGGACGCGATCCTCGGGACGACCGTCGACGCGATCATAGAGCGCTCCCCGTGTGACGTCTACGTCGAACACGTGGGCCGGGTCGCCCGAAGCGTCGAGACCGTGCTCCTGCCGGTCGCGGGCGGCCCGCACGTCCGGCCCGCCGCGTCCGTGGCGAAGGCGATCGCCGCCGCGAACGACGCGACGGTGGTCGTCGTCTCGGTCGCGAGCCCGGACGACGCGGAGGAGGCGAGCGAGTCGATCGCCGCCGCGAGCGACGCCCTCGTCGAGGCGAGCGGGCCCTCGGTCGATATCGAGACGGAACTCGTCGAGTCGGGGGACGTCGAGGACGCCCTGGTCGACCTCGCGCAGTCACACGACGTGATCGTCTTCGGCACGACCCGCCACGGCGCGCTCCGCCGGCGACTCGTCGGCTCGATCCCACGACGGGTCACCGAACGGACCGACCGGACGGTGATCCTCGCACGCGCCGCGGAGGGGGCGGTCCGAAGGCGTCTCACGAGCCTCTTCGGTCAAGTACGGAGGTAA
- a CDS encoding TrkH family potassium uptake protein — translation MKTNVEWKISVALLGTVLTWLSVPLLIPLVVALVYGENPTPFLVTIVVCLALGFALGSLTDRRDGFGPREAFLMVAITWFSVPLVGSLPFLVAGEGSIAGPVNALFESMSGVTTTGATVLLDFDDHSRSILMWRQVLQWLGGLGILVLATMILSELGVGGAQLMESETQTRDVNRLKPRISQTARILGGLYLGLTLANVAALYALHLVGMAPNMGLYNAVAHPFTTIATAGFSPEPLSLAAFSPAVQWVTVLFMIVGATNFVLIYFALKGNWERLLASEEFRFYLGTLAFFGVATALLLVADAEYQEGLEPTVRHAVFNVVSIVTTTGYANADFDVWTAGAKHMLFLCMFLGGMAGSTTCSIKALRWLVVLKSFRRDLFTAIHPEAIRPIRLGGNVVDEETIRDIYAFALINIVIFFLATIFVVSDAARVGLALSEFEAMGAAAATFLNIGPAFGVAGPFGTYEVFPTGTKVVMIFLMWIGRIEVIPVLVLFTRAFWRS, via the coding sequence ATGAAGACCAACGTCGAGTGGAAAATCAGCGTCGCCCTCCTGGGGACGGTACTCACGTGGCTCAGCGTGCCGCTTCTGATCCCACTCGTCGTAGCACTCGTCTACGGCGAGAACCCAACTCCGTTCCTCGTGACGATCGTCGTCTGTCTCGCGCTCGGCTTCGCCCTCGGGTCGCTCACCGACAGACGCGACGGATTCGGTCCGAGGGAGGCGTTTCTCATGGTTGCAATCACCTGGTTCTCGGTACCTCTGGTCGGCTCGCTCCCGTTTCTCGTCGCCGGCGAGGGATCGATCGCGGGACCGGTGAACGCGTTGTTCGAGTCGATGAGCGGCGTGACGACGACCGGTGCGACCGTCCTGCTGGATTTCGACGACCACTCCCGGTCGATCCTCATGTGGCGGCAGGTGCTCCAGTGGCTCGGCGGGTTAGGGATCCTCGTGCTCGCGACGATGATCCTCTCGGAGCTGGGCGTCGGTGGGGCACAGCTGATGGAGTCGGAGACACAGACGCGGGACGTCAACCGGCTGAAACCGCGGATCTCCCAGACCGCACGCATCCTCGGAGGGCTCTACCTCGGACTCACGCTCGCAAACGTCGCCGCACTATACGCGCTGCACCTCGTGGGGATGGCACCGAACATGGGCCTCTACAACGCCGTGGCCCACCCCTTTACGACGATCGCGACTGCGGGCTTCTCACCCGAACCCCTGAGCCTCGCGGCGTTCTCGCCAGCGGTTCAGTGGGTGACGGTTCTGTTCATGATCGTCGGCGCGACGAACTTCGTCCTGATCTACTTCGCGCTCAAGGGAAACTGGGAACGGCTGCTCGCGAGCGAGGAGTTCCGCTTTTACCTCGGCACGCTCGCGTTCTTTGGTGTCGCGACGGCGCTGTTGCTCGTCGCCGACGCGGAGTACCAGGAAGGCCTCGAACCGACGGTCCGCCACGCAGTCTTCAACGTCGTCTCGATCGTCACGACCACGGGCTACGCAAACGCCGACTTCGACGTCTGGACCGCGGGGGCGAAACACATGCTCTTCCTCTGTATGTTCCTAGGTGGTATGGCCGGCAGCACCACCTGCTCGATCAAGGCACTCCGGTGGCTCGTCGTCCTAAAGTCGTTCAGACGCGACCTCTTCACCGCAATCCACCCCGAGGCGATCCGCCCGATCAGACTCGGTGGGAACGTCGTCGACGAGGAGACGATCCGGGACATCTACGCCTTCGCGCTGATTAACATCGTCATCTTCTTCCTTGCGACGATTTTCGTCGTCTCCGATGCGGCGCGGGTCGGACTCGCGCTCTCGGAGTTCGAGGCGATGGGCGCGGCGGCGGCGACCTTCCTCAACATCGGGCCCGCCTTCGGCGTCGCCGGCCCGTTCGGCACCTACGAGGTGTTTCCGACGGGGACGAAAGTCGTGATGATTTTTCTGATGTGGATCGGCCGGATCGAAGTGATCCCGGTGCTCGTGCTGTTCACGCGGGCGTTCTGGAGATCGTGA
- a CDS encoding Lrp/AsnC family transcriptional regulator, giving the protein MSTTDADADYRLDEIDRRIIYALMADARNTSAPMVAEEVNVSAGTIRNRINQLEAAGVIRGYHADVDFERTDRRLTNLFMCNAPFADRETVAGRVRTIDGVVNVRELMGGRMNLHVLAVGENTADLRRIGRSLSELGIEIEDEVLVQNEAFYPYEPFGPEEGGTAKTLADFISLAGGSEVIEVTVRTDAPLAGVRLEDAGSEGFLDEETLVIAIERDGSVLTPRGETEIRPDDIVTVFSRGGVSEETIDAFLGSE; this is encoded by the coding sequence ATGAGCACCACGGACGCGGACGCCGACTACCGGCTCGACGAAATCGACCGACGCATCATCTACGCACTTATGGCTGACGCGCGCAACACCTCCGCCCCGATGGTCGCCGAGGAGGTGAACGTCTCCGCCGGGACGATCCGGAACCGGATCAACCAGCTCGAGGCCGCCGGGGTGATCCGTGGCTACCACGCCGACGTCGACTTCGAGCGGACGGACAGACGGCTCACGAACCTCTTCATGTGTAACGCCCCGTTCGCCGACCGCGAGACGGTCGCCGGACGGGTGCGGACGATCGACGGCGTGGTCAACGTGCGCGAACTGATGGGCGGGCGGATGAACCTCCACGTCCTCGCGGTGGGAGAGAACACGGCCGACCTCCGTCGGATCGGCCGCTCGCTCTCCGAACTCGGTATCGAGATCGAGGACGAGGTGCTCGTCCAGAACGAGGCGTTCTACCCCTACGAGCCGTTCGGGCCCGAGGAGGGCGGGACCGCGAAGACGCTCGCCGATTTCATCAGCCTCGCCGGCGGATCGGAGGTCATCGAGGTGACGGTACGGACCGACGCCCCGCTCGCCGGTGTCAGGCTGGAGGACGCGGGTTCGGAGGGGTTTCTCGACGAGGAGACGCTCGTCATCGCGATCGAACGAGACGGCAGCGTGTTGACCCCGCGCGGCGAGACGGAGATCCGCCCGGACGACATCGTGACGGTGTTCTCGCGGGGGGGCGTGAGCGAGGAGACGATCGACGCGTTCCTCGGGAGCGAGTGA
- the trkA gene encoding Trk system potassium transporter TrkA, which translates to MKLVIVGAGEVGSSIAADLADSHEVVVVDRDEDLVEELQYSIDVLSITGDGTSLDTLDQAGVSDADMLIACTDVDETNIVACATASAVGDAFTIARVKRPTFLGTWERADGAFGVDYMVCTDLLTADTIVNVASLPSAHDADWFAEGAIQIAEFAVPEGSELCGQTVKEADRFDSLTFVGVLRDGEVEIASGETLLEAGAYVVVIGTPADVLEFAAELVPKEIPEREDVVVVGGSEIGFQCARLFEERGFSPRLIERERPRARWLAEELPKTVVLQSDATDVEFLAREHIDTADVVVAALGSDEQNLLICLLAKRLGASRAIAIVEHTAYVDLFETVGIDVAVSPREVTAEQITRFTSEGQMEKISLIHHDRAEAIEVQVDAENVFVGRPISEAITDLPTGVVIGAITRGEEYVTPRGDTVIEEGDHLVLFADPERIGKVASLL; encoded by the coding sequence ATGAAACTGGTCATCGTCGGTGCGGGCGAGGTGGGCTCGAGCATCGCCGCGGACCTCGCCGACTCCCACGAAGTGGTCGTCGTCGACCGCGACGAAGACCTGGTCGAGGAGCTGCAGTACAGTATCGACGTGCTCTCGATCACAGGAGACGGAACCTCGCTCGACACGCTCGATCAGGCGGGGGTGAGCGACGCGGACATGTTGATCGCGTGTACCGACGTTGACGAGACGAACATCGTCGCCTGTGCGACCGCTAGCGCCGTGGGCGACGCGTTCACCATCGCCCGGGTGAAGCGGCCGACGTTCCTCGGCACGTGGGAGCGGGCGGACGGCGCCTTCGGCGTCGACTACATGGTCTGTACGGACCTCCTGACCGCCGACACGATCGTAAACGTCGCGAGCCTCCCCTCGGCACACGACGCGGACTGGTTCGCAGAGGGCGCGATCCAGATCGCCGAGTTCGCCGTTCCCGAGGGGAGCGAGCTCTGTGGGCAGACCGTCAAGGAGGCGGACCGCTTCGACTCGCTGACGTTCGTCGGCGTGCTCAGAGACGGCGAGGTCGAGATCGCGAGCGGCGAAACGCTGCTCGAAGCGGGCGCATACGTTGTCGTGATCGGGACCCCCGCTGACGTCCTCGAGTTCGCGGCAGAACTCGTCCCCAAGGAGATCCCCGAGCGCGAGGACGTGGTCGTCGTCGGGGGCAGCGAGATCGGCTTCCAGTGTGCCCGGCTGTTCGAAGAGCGCGGGTTTTCTCCCCGACTTATCGAACGGGAGCGCCCGCGCGCCCGCTGGCTCGCAGAGGAGCTCCCGAAGACAGTCGTCCTCCAGAGTGACGCGACCGACGTAGAGTTCCTCGCACGCGAACACATCGACACCGCAGACGTCGTCGTCGCCGCGCTCGGCAGCGACGAGCAGAACCTGCTGATCTGTCTGCTCGCGAAACGCCTCGGGGCGAGTCGGGCGATCGCCATCGTCGAACACACCGCCTACGTCGACCTCTTCGAGACGGTGGGGATCGACGTCGCGGTGAGCCCGCGGGAGGTCACCGCCGAGCAGATCACCCGTTTCACCAGCGAGGGACAGATGGAGAAGATCTCGCTGATCCACCACGACCGCGCGGAGGCGATCGAGGTCCAGGTCGACGCGGAGAACGTCTTCGTCGGCCGGCCGATCAGCGAGGCGATCACCGACTTACCCACGGGCGTCGTCATCGGCGCGATCACGCGAGGCGAGGAGTACGTCACCCCGCGCGGTGACACTGTGATCGAGGAGGGCGACCACCTCGTGCTCTTCGCGGACCCCGAGCGGATCGGTAAGGTCGCGTCGCTGCTCTGA
- a CDS encoding universal stress protein: protein MNRELLERVVLPVANEEDARATADAVSPYLHTGDEVVVLHVVEKAGGAPDKAPVEMREEEADKAFEAMHTRLSERDIDVVSELRYGTDVVETIVDTAVEIDASAVGITPREGSRIAALLGGDVAYRLVTNDRCPVISFPVADRD, encoded by the coding sequence ATGAACCGCGAACTCCTCGAACGGGTCGTCCTCCCCGTGGCGAACGAGGAGGACGCGCGAGCGACGGCCGACGCCGTCTCGCCCTACCTCCACACGGGAGACGAGGTCGTCGTACTCCACGTCGTCGAGAAGGCCGGGGGCGCGCCCGACAAGGCGCCGGTTGAGATGCGTGAGGAGGAGGCCGACAAGGCCTTTGAGGCGATGCACACCCGACTGAGCGAGCGGGACATCGACGTCGTGTCGGAACTCCGGTACGGCACGGACGTCGTCGAGACGATCGTCGATACGGCGGTCGAGATCGACGCGAGCGCTGTCGGGATCACGCCCCGCGAGGGATCGCGGATCGCGGCGCTGCTCGGCGGGGACGTCGCCTACCGTCTCGTCACCAACGACCGCTGTCCGGTGATCTCGTTCCCGGTCGCCGACCGCGACTGA
- a CDS encoding cation:proton antiporter, translated as MTELLTVLAIIFIVAGPFLLIGNFLRLPTAPALIVAGLAASPFIDQTLKLEIAQLGIALLVFTFAARIQTTDVETVVADTEVVALGQLAVTGALGYGAGLLLGLQDDQAIFLGITAALSSSIVGSTLFLAGEQDLVHDQLSESIHSVQDFAGLLLLLVVSAGTFVLDPIANQIGYGVILLLLAAVINRHLFGAIGRFSGGADEPMLIGTVALLVVFLGAAEFVGIPIVVGAFAAGIAVHHDPVEYSGMTNGLESVNDFFAAVFFITVGSLVALPTVDVVLKTLVLVVLAGIVKPAITIVLLMYKGYERRTATLTAFNLDQVGEFALIIAIQALFLGVLVGPVFDAIILAAAITLVTSSFTRYYDERVYRTLAEYGLLGDHGKTVERWSSVPENLADHIVIVGYGRHGRRLVEVCEEHGQPYVVIESNPALIEDLQRDCEAYVYGDLIERVTIEKAGLTDARMVISTADSRPVNEHLVSFADRIDVIVRTKDRTSAREFLERGAFYVSISDLLAADRLEERFEGLIDGEYDPETLREEPAMTFDAHGVVPRHSTDD; from the coding sequence ATGACCGAGCTCCTGACCGTCCTCGCGATCATCTTCATCGTCGCCGGGCCGTTTCTCTTGATCGGTAACTTCCTCCGGCTTCCGACCGCCCCGGCGCTGATCGTCGCCGGGCTGGCCGCCAGTCCGTTCATCGACCAAACGCTCAAGCTTGAGATCGCTCAGCTGGGTATCGCCCTCCTCGTGTTCACGTTCGCCGCCAGAATTCAGACGACGGACGTAGAGACCGTGGTCGCCGATACCGAGGTCGTCGCGCTCGGTCAGCTGGCGGTCACCGGGGCTTTGGGGTACGGAGCCGGCTTGCTGTTGGGTCTCCAAGACGACCAAGCGATCTTCCTGGGAATCACGGCGGCGCTGTCGTCGTCGATCGTCGGATCGACACTTTTCCTGGCCGGGGAGCAGGACCTCGTCCACGACCAGCTCTCGGAGTCGATCCACTCCGTGCAGGACTTCGCGGGACTTCTCTTGCTGCTGGTCGTGAGCGCGGGCACGTTCGTCCTCGACCCGATCGCGAATCAGATCGGCTACGGCGTCATACTCCTGTTGCTCGCGGCCGTGATCAACCGACACCTCTTCGGCGCGATCGGTCGGTTCTCCGGCGGGGCCGACGAGCCGATGCTCATCGGAACGGTCGCGTTGTTGGTCGTGTTTCTCGGAGCGGCCGAGTTCGTGGGAATCCCGATCGTGGTGGGCGCCTTCGCGGCGGGCATCGCCGTCCATCACGACCCAGTCGAGTACTCGGGTATGACCAACGGCCTGGAGTCGGTGAACGACTTCTTCGCCGCGGTTTTCTTCATCACGGTCGGCTCCTTGGTGGCCCTGCCGACGGTCGACGTGGTCCTGAAGACCCTCGTACTCGTGGTTCTGGCAGGGATCGTCAAACCGGCAATCACGATCGTCCTGCTCATGTACAAGGGGTACGAGCGGCGAACGGCGACGCTGACGGCGTTCAACCTCGATCAGGTCGGGGAGTTCGCCCTAATAATCGCCATTCAGGCCCTCTTCCTGGGTGTCCTGGTGGGGCCGGTCTTCGACGCGATCATCCTCGCGGCCGCGATCACACTCGTGACCTCCAGTTTCACCCGCTACTACGACGAGCGTGTCTACCGTACGCTCGCGGAGTACGGCCTGTTGGGCGATCACGGGAAGACCGTCGAGCGGTGGAGTTCGGTCCCCGAAAACCTCGCCGACCACATCGTAATCGTCGGCTACGGCCGCCACGGCCGCCGGCTCGTCGAGGTATGTGAAGAGCACGGCCAGCCGTACGTCGTGATCGAGAGCAACCCGGCGCTGATCGAGGACCTCCAACGGGACTGCGAGGCCTACGTCTACGGCGACCTCATCGAACGGGTCACCATCGAGAAGGCCGGACTGACCGACGCGCGAATGGTGATCTCGACGGCCGACTCGCGTCCGGTGAACGAGCACCTGGTCTCGTTTGCAGACAGGATCGACGTGATCGTCCGGACAAAGGACAGGACGAGCGCGCGGGAGTTCCTTGAACGGGGCGCCTTCTACGTCAGTATCTCGGACCTGCTCGCGGCCGACCGCCTCGAGGAACGATTCGAGGGCCTAATTGACGGCGAGTACGACCCCGAGACGCTCCGAGAGGAACCCGCGATGACGTTCGACGCACACGGCGTCGTTCCCCGTCACTCGACCGACGACTGA